From one Psilocybe cubensis strain MGC-MH-2018 chromosome 13, whole genome shotgun sequence genomic stretch:
- a CDS encoding Putative amidase (Putative amidase ARB_02965), with translation MQSELNRVIDAAKYKSPTLEEMVGKNKDFQQASLRVDQNHERESIMSVVKWWTSVLLAVLACLQIARGVVTDTDAAAAVKFPDLYEASVLELQAGLDAGHFSSVDLVKAYFARIDEVNLKGAALRAVLETNPSALAQAAAMDKERKKKGKRSLLHGIPVLLKDNIATVASEGMNTTAGSFSLLGSVVPDDAGVVKRLRKAGAIILGKANLSEFAHFRGNLASGWSGRGGQATNAYFKNADPCGSSSGSGIAASIGLAAVTLGSETDGSITCPSSNNNLAGIKPTVGLTSRAGVVPISEHQDTVGPMTRSMTDAAIVLSVIAGKDPNDNFTLAQPRNVPDFTKALKTNALKGKRIGVPRHAFLNDSISGNDPFVNIIFEQALNTIRSLGATIVDPANLPSADEIINSNNENVVLDVDFKIQLNAYYEALLKNPSGVRNLADLIEFNNAHPDLEEPKGFQSQSTLIESEATTGRNATFFQSLAFDKELGATRGIDAALKAHKLDALVLPAPGFTTVPAGKSSSSKEVDHAI, from the exons ATGCAATCAGAATTAAATCGCGTTATCGACGCGGCGAAGTACAAAAGCCCCACTCTGGAAGAAATGGTTGGTAAAAATAAG GATTTCCAACAAGCTTCTCTCCGAGTCGACCAAAACCACGAGAGGGAGTCTATCATGTCCGTCGTTAAATGGTGGACGTCTGTGTTGTTGGCAGTGCTGGCGTGCTTGCAAATTGCTCGAGGTGTAGTCACTGATACCGACGCTGCAGCTGCAGTGAAGTTCCCTGATTTGTATGAGGCGTCTGTGTTGGAGTTGCAAGCCGGGCTGGACGCGGGACATTTCTCAAGTGTTGATTTGGTGAAG GCTTACTTTGCCCGCATCGATGAAGTGAACTTGAAGGGGGCAGCTCTCAGAGCCGTTCTCGAGACCAATCCCTCAGCATTGGCACAGGCAGCAGCAATggacaaggaaagaaagaaaaaaggaaagagatCGTTGCTGCACGGAATTCCTGTACTCTTGAAG GATAACATTGCTACAGTCGCTTCGGAAGGAATGAATACAACCGCCGGCTCCTTCAGTCTTCTTGGTTCTGTTGTCCCAGATGATGCTGGTGTCGTGAAGCGTCTAAGGAAGGCCGGCGCGATCATCCTCG GCAAGGCAAACCTCTCAGAGTTTGCTCATTTCAGGGGGAATTTGGCTTCGGGGTGGTCGGGACGGGGCGGTCAGGCTACAAACGCCTATTTTAAGAACGCCGATCCTTGCGGCTCCTCTTCAGGTTCTGGTATCGCAGCTTCCATTGGGCTTGCAGCTGTTACGTTAGGGTCCGAAACTGATGGGAGCATTACCTGCCCTTCAAGTAACAACAATTTGGCAGGTATCAAGCCCACTGTAGGTCTGACCTCAAGAGCAGGAG TTGTGCCAATCTCTGAGCATCAAGACACTGTGGGCCCCATGACGAGGTCGATGACTGACGCCGCTATCGTTTTGTCAGTTATAGCTGGGAAGGACCCCAACGACAACTTCACCCTGGCTCAACCAAGAAATGTCCCTGATTTTACAAAGGCCCTAAAAACGAATGCTCTTAAGGGTAAACGCATCGGAGTTCCGCGTCATGCATTCCTCAACGACAGCATCAGCGGCAACGATCCCTTTGTCAATATCATCTTCGAGCAAGCGCTGAACACGATCAGAAGCTTAGGGGCCACAATTGTCGATCCTGCTAACCTACCTTCCGCCGATGAAATCATCAATTCTAACAATGAAAATGTTGTATTGGACGTCGACTTCAAA ATTCAACTCAACGCTTACTATGAAGCCCTGTTAAAGAACCCCTCTGGAGTTCGAAATCTAGCTGATTTGATTGAGTTCAACAACGCGCATCCCGACCTCGAAGAGCCTAAAGGTTTCCAATCTCAGAGCAC TCTTATCGAATCTGAAGCAACGACAGGACGTAACGCGACTTTCTTCCAGTCTCTGGCATTTGATAAAGAACTTGGTGCTACTCGAGGCATCGACGCCGCGTTGAAGGCACATAAGCTGGATGCTCTTGTTCTACCCGCCCCTGGGTTCACTACAGTTCCTGCAGGCAAgtcgtcatcttcaaagGAAGTGGATCATGCCATTTAA